Proteins from a single region of Streptomyces sp. TN58:
- a CDS encoding alpha/beta hydrolase, producing the protein MNTRRRHRLSARRPVRPAAVPAEALTTVDLDKEGWLLSAATGRQVRADRLTRYLAERLVPPAWATDIIVYVHGWRTGRDSAVRSAQRLLALMDRQRTARAALYPGLRERYAPWTVVVRWPSSSLITKGGYEKVRERAHAMSAPDSGYAPHVLGHLLGYLHTERGDPADRTLRTRGGQYLHLVGHSFGGRFLCEAVTRAADTWQGGTLGWSTTAHPSRPFTVDTLTVLQMAAPTEAFESLFTRLRPGPLGHTSPVGGPLVFTHSRHDRATGFWHLLGERKPGIGHSGMRLSRAGAGLAPNDVWATRLLRADTPYPHTSLDHAFVNVDASWRYRSTRINPVGAHSDFYHAETAHLLLSLADHSRPAVPSP; encoded by the coding sequence ATGAACACACGACGCCGACACCGCCTGTCCGCGCGCCGCCCGGTACGGCCCGCGGCCGTACCCGCGGAAGCGCTGACCACCGTCGACCTCGACAAGGAGGGGTGGCTGCTGTCCGCCGCCACCGGCCGGCAGGTGCGCGCCGACCGGCTGACCCGGTACCTGGCCGAGCGGCTCGTCCCGCCGGCCTGGGCCACCGACATCATCGTGTACGTGCACGGCTGGCGGACGGGCCGGGACTCGGCCGTCCGCTCGGCGCAGCGGCTGCTCGCCCTCATGGACCGCCAGCGCACGGCTCGCGCGGCCCTCTACCCGGGCCTGCGGGAACGCTACGCCCCGTGGACGGTGGTGGTGCGCTGGCCCTCCTCGTCGCTGATCACCAAGGGCGGCTACGAGAAGGTCCGCGAGCGGGCCCACGCGATGAGCGCCCCGGACTCCGGATACGCCCCGCACGTGTTGGGCCATCTGCTGGGCTATCTGCACACCGAGCGGGGCGATCCGGCGGACCGGACCCTGCGCACCCGCGGCGGCCAGTACCTGCACCTGGTCGGCCACTCCTTCGGGGGCCGCTTCCTGTGCGAGGCGGTGACCCGGGCCGCGGACACGTGGCAGGGCGGGACGCTGGGCTGGAGCACCACCGCGCACCCCTCGCGCCCGTTCACTGTCGACACGCTGACGGTCCTGCAGATGGCGGCACCCACCGAGGCTTTCGAGTCCCTGTTCACGCGGCTGCGCCCCGGGCCGCTGGGCCACACCTCACCGGTCGGCGGACCGCTGGTGTTCACCCACTCGCGCCACGACCGGGCGACGGGGTTCTGGCACCTGCTGGGCGAGCGGAAGCCCGGTATCGGGCACTCCGGCATGCGCCTGTCCCGTGCGGGCGCCGGACTCGCGCCGAACGACGTGTGGGCCACCCGGCTGCTGCGCGCCGACACGCCCTATCCGCACACGTCGCTGGACCACGCCTTCGTCAACGTGGACGCGAGCTGGCGCTACCGGAGCACCAGGATCAACCCGGTGGGGGCGCACTCGGACTTCTACCATGCCGAGACGGCCCATCTGCTGCTCAGTCTGGCCGACCACTCGCGTCCCGCGGTGCCGTCACCGTAG
- a CDS encoding protein kinase domain-containing protein, with the protein MEAENPGVLRQRYWLDQAWEEHEGAVFWSAFDQKERAEVFIQQLLPLTQPSRPGSMLDALQERPAGAAPRLPAAKGRTTYAKGAAGADTGKDRVAVPGDLLRQIRRVASPRTPHLLAVHDAFEHGGSVWVVMDPVQPISLSRLLKEQGKLGGAGAAYLGVEMATALQELHDAGIAHGRFDPRNVFFRDDRTLALAGYGTAPSPHDGQGPWIRPWRPDSRYTAPELARRTADRPPFPTRSGDLWALGMVLYEILMGSRSLLYGPLRRFRWIRKVHDARPPRIPGEAELTLLLEVLLSPYPGARTSAAPAVVSLRRLAGQHEPVPGGHWAVANRPPPSFWESLRERLVHLFTTATSRAMAAFLTGVLVTLVTLFGWHLVSRPSAPDPLTALLSGAVFGAAYGTVRVLLTASWHCLALLRATPAREPGAQAQPRPAAVSAAPSGGAEAEAGPTAAMPAHRLRLPACTPRLTLIDAPAHVGRSVRLEFTLDVPAGHPWHRSPGDTRAPAELVLVASPRGAGSTLVPPCADYRVQAPGGQAAAFTFTAYTPGRHQLRITVYDRAHGVVLQELDATLEAAEPVLLGSSPHEGPEF; encoded by the coding sequence ATGGAGGCCGAGAACCCGGGCGTGCTCCGGCAGCGGTACTGGCTGGACCAGGCCTGGGAGGAGCACGAGGGAGCCGTCTTCTGGTCCGCCTTCGACCAGAAAGAGAGGGCCGAGGTGTTCATCCAGCAGCTGCTGCCGCTGACGCAGCCGTCGCGGCCCGGGTCGATGCTGGATGCGTTGCAGGAGCGGCCGGCGGGGGCCGCGCCCCGACTACCGGCCGCCAAGGGCCGGACCACGTACGCGAAGGGCGCGGCCGGCGCGGACACGGGCAAGGACCGGGTCGCGGTACCGGGTGATCTGCTGCGCCAGATCCGGCGGGTCGCGTCACCGCGTACGCCCCACCTCCTGGCCGTGCACGACGCGTTCGAGCACGGCGGGTCCGTCTGGGTCGTCATGGACCCCGTCCAGCCGATCTCCCTGAGCCGATTACTCAAGGAGCAGGGCAAGCTCGGCGGCGCGGGCGCCGCCTACCTCGGGGTGGAGATGGCGACCGCCCTCCAGGAGCTGCACGACGCGGGCATCGCGCACGGCCGCTTCGACCCCCGCAACGTGTTCTTCCGCGACGACCGCACCCTGGCCCTCGCCGGCTACGGAACGGCGCCCTCACCGCACGACGGGCAGGGGCCCTGGATCCGCCCCTGGCGGCCCGACTCCCGCTACACCGCGCCCGAACTGGCCCGGCGGACGGCCGACCGGCCTCCGTTCCCGACCCGCTCCGGTGACCTTTGGGCCCTCGGGATGGTCCTCTACGAGATCCTGATGGGCAGCCGCAGCCTGCTGTACGGGCCGCTGCGGAGGTTCCGCTGGATCCGCAAGGTGCACGACGCCCGCCCTCCCAGGATCCCCGGGGAGGCGGAGCTCACCCTCCTGCTGGAGGTCCTGCTCTCCCCGTACCCCGGCGCCCGTACCTCCGCCGCTCCGGCCGTGGTCTCGCTGCGCCGGCTCGCCGGGCAGCACGAACCCGTGCCCGGCGGGCACTGGGCCGTCGCGAACCGGCCGCCGCCGTCCTTCTGGGAGTCCCTTCGGGAACGGCTGGTGCACCTGTTCACCACCGCCACCAGCCGGGCCATGGCCGCCTTCCTGACGGGTGTGCTGGTCACCCTGGTCACTCTCTTCGGCTGGCACCTGGTCAGCCGCCCCTCCGCCCCGGACCCGCTGACGGCCCTCCTGTCGGGGGCGGTGTTCGGCGCGGCGTACGGGACGGTACGGGTGCTGCTGACGGCGAGCTGGCACTGTCTGGCCCTGCTGCGCGCCACCCCCGCACGGGAGCCCGGTGCGCAGGCGCAGCCCCGGCCTGCCGCCGTGTCGGCCGCGCCGTCCGGAGGGGCGGAGGCGGAGGCGGGCCCCACGGCCGCGATGCCCGCCCACCGGCTCCGGCTGCCGGCCTGCACCCCCCGGCTGACCCTGATCGACGCGCCCGCGCACGTGGGCAGGTCCGTCCGGCTGGAGTTCACCCTCGACGTTCCCGCGGGCCACCCCTGGCACCGGTCCCCGGGGGACACCCGGGCCCCCGCCGAGCTGGTGCTGGTGGCGTCACCGCGCGGAGCCGGCTCGACCCTCGTACCGCCGTGCGCGGACTACCGCGTACAGGCCCCCGGAGGGCAGGCCGCGGCCTTCACGTTCACCGCGTACACCCCGGGGCGGCACCAGCTGCGGATCACCGTCTACGACCGCGCGCACGGGGTGGTGCTGCAGGAACTCGACGCGACCCTGGAAGCCGCGGAGCCCGTCCTCCTCGGCTCCTCCCCGCACGAAGGACCGGAGTTCTGA
- the treY gene encoding malto-oligosyltrehalose synthase, whose translation MSQPRPTPASESDVPSPVTPASTYRLQLCPEFPFAAAEAAVPYLASLGVSHLHLSPVLEAAPGSAHGYDVTDHSRVRAELGGEAGLRALAGAARAHGLGLVLDIVPNHMAVPTPLRLNRPLWEVLRDGPGSPYARWFDIDWEAGGGRVALPLLPGPVDSCDLRVDGEVLRHGEQEFPLREGTAGLPLPELLAAQWYRPVWWRETPGALNYRRFFTISELIGVRVEDPEVFTATHAKVLELVRDGVAQGLRIDHVDGLADPEEYLGRLRAAAGDGCWVVVEKILARHERLPAGWPVAGTTGYDALHRVDGVFTDPAGAAELADRFGRFTGMPPWPETARACAREVLTGDLAAELGALERRAGEELAAAVRELLIAFPVYRPYPGEPELPPQALERASELAGPAAVAGVRELLLRDPAFAARFAQTSAALRAKSLEDRAFYRYAPLLSATEVGGEPGRPAVAPEEFHAYCAALARDWPGTGTVLSTHDTKRSADVRARISALSQAPELMTAPDGPAGGEDVRDPHLAWVARQTALGLGPAPEAVPRLADALLKAAREAALRTSWTDPDEEYEAGVPGHAPAPLDVPADLAEAARANLLGMALLHLAMPGVPEVYQGAETEYRALVDPDNRRPAHFPREALARLDAGAAPQGPAEEKLALTAALLRLRRDRPELFRGYAPASARGPAADHLVAFTRGPGLLVAATRLSHRLAAAGGWRGTRLDLPPGGWTPVLPSPSGSKSPVRHSGSVTVSALLDGRPAGVWLRR comes from the coding sequence ATGAGCCAGCCGCGCCCGACCCCAGCATCGGAATCCGACGTTCCGAGTCCTGTCACCCCGGCGTCGACCTACCGCCTCCAACTGTGCCCGGAATTCCCCTTCGCGGCGGCCGAGGCGGCCGTGCCGTACCTCGCCTCGCTCGGCGTGTCGCACCTGCACCTCTCCCCCGTCCTGGAGGCGGCGCCCGGATCGGCCCACGGGTACGACGTCACCGACCACTCCCGGGTACGGGCCGAGCTGGGCGGCGAGGCCGGCCTGCGGGCCCTGGCCGGGGCCGCCCGGGCGCACGGCCTCGGGCTGGTCCTCGACATCGTGCCCAACCACATGGCGGTGCCGACGCCGCTGCGGCTGAACCGGCCGCTGTGGGAGGTGCTGCGGGACGGGCCCGGCTCGCCGTACGCGCGCTGGTTCGACATCGACTGGGAGGCGGGCGGCGGCCGGGTGGCGCTCCCGCTGCTCCCCGGCCCGGTGGACTCGTGCGACCTGCGGGTCGACGGGGAGGTGCTGCGCCACGGGGAGCAGGAGTTCCCGCTGCGGGAGGGCACCGCGGGCCTGCCGCTGCCGGAGCTGCTCGCCGCGCAGTGGTACCGGCCCGTGTGGTGGCGGGAGACCCCCGGTGCGCTCAACTACCGGCGCTTCTTCACCATTTCGGAGCTGATCGGGGTCCGGGTGGAGGATCCGGAGGTGTTCACGGCCACCCATGCGAAGGTGCTGGAGCTGGTCCGTGACGGGGTCGCGCAGGGTCTGCGGATCGACCACGTGGACGGCCTGGCCGACCCGGAGGAGTACCTGGGCCGGCTGCGGGCCGCGGCGGGCGACGGCTGCTGGGTGGTGGTGGAGAAGATCCTGGCCCGCCACGAGCGGCTGCCGGCCGGGTGGCCGGTGGCGGGGACCACCGGGTACGACGCCCTGCACCGGGTCGACGGGGTGTTCACGGATCCGGCGGGCGCCGCCGAACTGGCCGACCGGTTCGGGCGGTTCACCGGGATGCCGCCGTGGCCGGAGACGGCCCGGGCCTGTGCGCGGGAGGTGCTGACCGGGGACCTGGCCGCCGAGCTGGGGGCGCTGGAGCGGCGGGCCGGTGAAGAGCTGGCGGCTGCCGTACGGGAGTTGCTGATCGCCTTCCCCGTCTACCGGCCCTATCCGGGCGAGCCGGAGCTGCCGCCGCAGGCGCTGGAGCGGGCGTCCGAGCTGGCCGGCCCGGCCGCGGTGGCCGGCGTACGGGAGCTGCTGCTGCGGGACCCTGCCTTCGCCGCGCGCTTCGCCCAGACGTCGGCCGCCCTGCGCGCCAAGTCCCTTGAGGACCGTGCCTTCTACCGGTACGCGCCGCTGCTGTCGGCCACCGAGGTGGGCGGGGAGCCGGGGCGTCCGGCGGTGGCGCCCGAGGAGTTCCACGCGTACTGCGCCGCGCTGGCGCGGGACTGGCCCGGCACCGGCACGGTGCTGTCCACGCACGACACCAAGCGCAGCGCGGACGTGCGGGCCCGGATCTCGGCGCTGTCCCAGGCGCCGGAGCTGATGACGGCACCTGACGGCCCGGCCGGCGGGGAGGACGTCCGTGATCCCCACCTGGCGTGGGTGGCCCGGCAGACGGCGCTCGGACTCGGCCCGGCCCCGGAGGCGGTGCCGCGGCTGGCGGACGCACTGCTCAAGGCGGCCCGCGAGGCCGCCCTGCGCACGAGCTGGACCGACCCGGACGAGGAGTACGAGGCCGGCGTCCCCGGCCATGCCCCGGCGCCGCTGGACGTCCCGGCGGACCTCGCCGAGGCGGCGCGCGCCAATCTGCTCGGCATGGCGCTGCTGCACCTGGCGATGCCGGGCGTCCCGGAGGTCTACCAGGGCGCGGAGACCGAGTACCGGGCGCTGGTCGACCCGGACAACCGGCGGCCGGCGCACTTCCCGCGGGAGGCGCTGGCACGGCTGGACGCGGGGGCCGCCCCGCAGGGCCCGGCCGAGGAGAAGCTGGCCCTCACGGCGGCGCTGCTGCGGCTGCGCCGGGACCGGCCGGAACTGTTCCGCGGCTACGCCCCGGCATCGGCCCGGGGCCCGGCGGCGGATCACCTGGTGGCCTTCACCCGGGGCCCGGGGCTGCTGGTGGCGGCCACCCGGCTGTCCCACCGGCTGGCGGCGGCGGGCGGCTGGCGCGGCACCCGGCTGGACCTGCCGCCCGGCGGGTGGACCCCGGTCCTCCCCTCCCCCTCCGGCTCGAAATCCCCGGTACGGCACAGCGGTTCGGTGACGGTGTCGGCGCTGCTGGACGGCCGCCCGGCGGGGGTGTGGCTGCGCCGCTGA